In Thiospirochaeta perfilievii, a single window of DNA contains:
- the pbpC gene encoding penicillin-binding protein 1C, which produces MLLSRVWKGFLILLGSLILLGLFLFLLPYKGLEDVQKAHYSLSIKDVKGRELYSTPLDNGLIRYRVREYSIPKEVKSIVLLNEDRYFYYHLGVNPISIFKTLFLNKKEGRVVSGASTISMQLARIITPRSKSLKSKALEMFDALRLELKLSKSEILSLYLSYIPFGKNIEGYGAASKYYYGKEFSDLTIYEASILAVIPRSPSFYDPIKNRSNLKEALIRNSDIPIEKFDKALDLIDSRSRLPKNPIKAPHFVNFVMDRITEDAYIEGVDIVTTLDLDIQMDAQYILNQHIENSLEHRLSNGAVLLIYKGDIVAYIGSKDFFDNETQGQIDGVQIRRQPGSTLKPFLYELAFESGFTPATIIPDIPTVFGREEVYRPENFSQTYNGPVRVRTALASSLNIPAVYLLERLGVDPFIKRLKELGFNSLNGQEDILGLGLAVGNAEVTLYELIRAFRSFKNSGNYQDLNWIKGDVKENYPVMDPIYASLTRDILSDKRARVLGFGRNTLLNTAYPSYFKTGTSNQFTNIWALGGTPDLACGVWMGNFSGNSVIGTPGSSIPARIIIDLFDELSSKEEFQPLYGLEKAKICSLSGGLATVNCPDTTYEYFKDISNLKKCDYHKDGGGVVLPGEYLQWSSIYNYDNVSTISDIEVSILSPQDGAEFYYSPEIPEGSQGVEFQINGKGKFNIIGKGEEIISGTLPYQGIIYLDKGEWELEFRFENKIVLRYIKVS; this is translated from the coding sequence TTGTTATTAAGTAGGGTATGGAAAGGGTTTTTAATACTCCTTGGATCTTTAATACTCCTTGGACTTTTCCTATTTTTATTACCTTATAAAGGCCTAGAAGATGTACAAAAAGCCCACTACTCTCTATCTATTAAAGATGTTAAAGGTAGAGAGTTATACAGTACTCCCCTGGATAATGGTCTAATTCGGTATAGGGTTAGGGAATACTCTATACCGAAAGAAGTAAAGAGTATTGTACTACTTAACGAGGATAGGTATTTTTATTACCATCTAGGTGTAAACCCAATATCCATATTTAAAACTCTGTTCTTAAATAAAAAAGAGGGCAGAGTTGTCTCTGGAGCATCTACTATAAGTATGCAGTTAGCAAGAATTATAACTCCTAGGAGTAAATCCTTAAAATCAAAGGCTCTAGAGATGTTTGATGCTCTGCGGCTAGAGCTTAAACTCTCTAAAAGTGAGATTTTGTCCTTATACCTGTCTTATATACCATTTGGTAAGAATATTGAGGGATATGGGGCTGCCTCAAAATACTACTACGGAAAGGAATTTAGTGATTTAACTATTTACGAGGCTTCAATTCTTGCAGTTATCCCTAGAAGTCCAAGTTTTTACGATCCTATTAAAAATAGATCTAACTTAAAAGAAGCTTTAATTAGAAATAGTGATATCCCTATTGAAAAATTTGATAAAGCTCTAGATTTAATTGATTCTAGAAGTAGACTACCTAAAAACCCTATTAAAGCACCACACTTTGTTAACTTTGTAATGGACCGTATAACAGAAGATGCTTATATCGAAGGTGTAGATATAGTTACAACCCTTGATTTAGATATTCAGATGGACGCCCAGTATATATTAAATCAGCATATTGAGAACTCCCTAGAACATAGACTCTCTAATGGAGCAGTTTTGTTAATTTATAAGGGGGATATTGTCGCCTATATTGGTTCTAAAGATTTTTTTGATAATGAGACCCAAGGACAGATAGATGGAGTACAGATAAGGCGTCAGCCAGGTTCTACTCTTAAACCCTTTTTATATGAACTTGCATTTGAAAGTGGATTTACTCCAGCAACAATTATACCAGATATCCCCACAGTCTTTGGTCGAGAGGAGGTGTACCGTCCAGAAAATTTTAGTCAAACATATAACGGACCTGTTAGAGTTAGAACTGCATTAGCCTCTTCCTTAAATATTCCTGCTGTATATCTGTTGGAGAGATTAGGTGTAGATCCATTTATTAAAAGACTTAAAGAGTTAGGTTTTAACTCCCTTAATGGACAGGAGGATATATTAGGTCTAGGTCTTGCAGTAGGTAATGCAGAAGTAACACTATATGAATTAATAAGAGCATTTAGGAGCTTTAAAAACAGTGGTAATTATCAAGATTTAAACTGGATTAAGGGGGATGTTAAGGAGAATTATCCTGTTATGGATCCAATATATGCATCTTTAACTCGTGATATTCTTTCTGATAAAAGAGCACGAGTTTTAGGCTTTGGACGTAATACTCTGTTGAATACAGCCTATCCATCATATTTTAAAACCGGTACATCAAACCAATTTACCAATATATGGGCCCTAGGAGGCACTCCCGACTTAGCATGTGGAGTATGGATGGGTAATTTTTCTGGTAATAGTGTTATTGGTACTCCTGGAAGTTCTATACCAGCAAGGATCATAATAGATCTTTTTGATGAGTTAAGTTCAAAAGAGGAGTTTCAGCCATTGTATGGTTTGGAAAAGGCTAAAATTTGTTCTCTTTCCGGAGGACTAGCAACAGTTAATTGTCCTGATACTACCTATGAGTATTTTAAAGATATATCTAACTTAAAAAAATGTGACTATCACAAAGATGGAGGTGGTGTTGTCCTTCCAGGAGAGTACTTACAGTGGTCATCAATCTATAATTACGACAATGTTTCAACGATATCAGATATAGAGGTTTCAATTCTTTCCCCCCAGGATGGTGCTGAATTTTATTACTCTCCAGAGATTCCAGAGGGGTCTCAAGGTGTTGAGTTTCAGATTAATGGTAAGGGTAAATTTAATATAATTGGAAAGGGAGAGGAAATTATTAGTGGGACTCTTCCCTATCAGGGAATAATATATTTAGATAAGGGGGAATGGGAGTTAGAGTTTAGGTTTGAAAATAAAATAGTATTAAGGTATATTAAAGTATCATAA
- a CDS encoding uridine kinase family protein, with product MLIAISGFGGSGKSTYAQKLSIELGAPIIGVDSFCKDTKLTNYNLWNIMDYKRLEKEILKPYSNGFKILTYGVFSWNENRIINKTTVSFKDSIIVEGVGLFRPELLKYFTKKIWIDTNLEESIKRGQKRDEEEYGLEPNPEWNNIWKQNDLECFKKYKPLDIADEIIQL from the coding sequence ATGCTTATAGCAATTTCAGGCTTTGGTGGATCAGGGAAATCAACTTATGCCCAAAAGCTATCAATAGAGTTAGGGGCACCAATAATTGGTGTGGATAGCTTTTGTAAGGATACAAAATTAACTAATTATAATTTATGGAATATAATGGATTACAAAAGACTTGAGAAAGAGATTTTGAAGCCTTATTCCAACGGCTTTAAAATTCTAACCTATGGAGTTTTTAGCTGGAACGAAAATAGAATAATAAATAAAACAACAGTCTCTTTTAAGGACTCTATAATTGTAGAAGGGGTTGGGCTATTTAGGCCAGAGTTATTAAAATATTTTACAAAAAAAATATGGATAGATACAAATTTAGAGGAGTCTATAAAACGGGGACAAAAGAGGGATGAAGAAGAGTACGGTTTAGAACCAAACCCAGAGTGGAATAATATCTGGAAACAAAATGACTTAGAGTGTTTTAAGAAATATAAACCCCTGGATATAGCAGATGAAATTATACAGTTATGA
- a CDS encoding amino acid ABC transporter substrate-binding protein, with translation MIKKKLLGRLLAISAISLLLLMSCGSNEEQKSAGETQTPTTTKKTTLELVKERGKVVVGVTAGVPGYSAPDSDGKWQGFDVDLGKAIAAAVLGDAEAIECRPLSAKERFTALQSGEIDVLSRVTTWTASRDTGLGLNFAGVNYYDGQGFMVAKDSGITSLADLDGATIAVQAGTTTELNLSDYFRKNGMDFELITFEKNDQATAALEAGRADAVTSDQSQLYALRTKFKNPENFIMLSDVISKEPLGPVVRQGDDEWFNIVKWTLLAMVNAEEYGITSENVDEMKASSSNPSVKRILSVEGEIYKGLNLEADWAYNIIKQVGNYGESFDRTLGSGSPLKIDRGLNALWNDGGLQYGIPIR, from the coding sequence ATGATTAAAAAAAAATTATTAGGGAGACTTTTAGCTATTTCTGCTATAAGTCTATTGTTATTAATGTCCTGTGGTTCTAATGAAGAGCAAAAAAGTGCTGGGGAAACACAAACTCCAACAACTACTAAAAAAACAACCCTTGAATTAGTGAAAGAGAGGGGAAAGGTTGTTGTCGGTGTAACTGCAGGAGTTCCTGGTTATTCTGCACCTGATAGTGATGGAAAGTGGCAAGGGTTCGATGTAGACCTTGGTAAGGCTATTGCTGCAGCAGTTTTAGGAGATGCTGAAGCTATTGAGTGCAGACCTCTAAGTGCTAAAGAGAGATTTACAGCCCTTCAATCGGGTGAGATAGATGTTCTAAGTCGGGTAACTACATGGACAGCATCTAGGGATACAGGTTTAGGTTTAAACTTTGCCGGTGTAAACTACTATGATGGCCAGGGATTTATGGTAGCTAAGGATTCTGGTATTACTTCTTTAGCAGATCTGGATGGAGCAACAATAGCTGTCCAAGCTGGAACAACAACAGAACTAAACCTCTCTGACTATTTTAGAAAAAATGGTATGGACTTTGAACTTATTACATTTGAAAAAAATGATCAGGCTACAGCTGCATTGGAAGCTGGAAGGGCTGATGCTGTTACTAGTGACCAGTCCCAATTATACGCTTTAAGAACTAAATTTAAAAATCCAGAGAACTTTATTATGTTATCTGATGTTATTTCTAAGGAACCTTTAGGTCCTGTTGTAAGACAGGGAGATGACGAGTGGTTTAATATTGTAAAGTGGACTCTTCTAGCCATGGTTAATGCCGAGGAGTATGGAATAACATCTGAAAATGTAGATGAGATGAAAGCTTCAAGTAGTAATCCTAGTGTTAAGAGGATTCTAAGTGTTGAAGGTGAAATATATAAAGGATTAAACCTAGAAGCAGACTGGGCATATAATATTATCAAGCAAGTAGGTAACTATGGAGAGAGTTTTGATAGAACACTAGGTAGTGGATCTCCATTAAAAATTGATAGAGGATTAAATGCTCTATGGAATGATGGTGGGTTACAGTACGGTATCCCTATTAGATAA
- a CDS encoding amino acid ABC transporter permease, protein MKKINLRNLTLQSSIIAVLLGLFIFFGFTYVKNINERNIGIGFGFLDDTAGFSISQTLIDYEESDSFARTFVVGLLNTLLASFIGIILATILGFFVGLLRMSKNKLLSGVAKTYVEFLRNIPPLLHVLFWYQVVFLNILPPFKESLIIKNWIYINVRGITVPAFIPGDNAPTFNILFFLGLFGIFFISKIKKDMVLRGVHRRLWPWTLLAIFTPIIYALITSPYNIVLPVITKFKFSSGMTLRPELFSVVVALGTYTSTYISEIVRSSIVAVPKGQMEAAQSLGFSAWDRLRLIIVPQAMRTMIPPVTNQYLNIIKNTSLGMAVAYPDLTSVFAGTTLNQTGRALEVMSLVMVTYLGISLITSLLMNWYNKSIINKKGVMISKEEIPYD, encoded by the coding sequence ATGAAGAAAATTAATTTAAGGAATCTTACACTTCAAAGCAGTATTATTGCAGTTCTTTTGGGGCTCTTTATTTTCTTTGGATTTACATATGTAAAAAATATTAATGAGAGAAATATCGGTATTGGATTTGGATTCCTAGATGATACTGCAGGTTTTTCTATTAGCCAGACTTTAATAGATTATGAGGAGTCTGATAGTTTTGCAAGGACCTTTGTTGTTGGTCTTTTAAATACTTTGTTGGCATCATTTATAGGGATTATATTGGCTACAATTTTAGGTTTTTTTGTTGGTCTTCTAAGAATGTCAAAAAATAAACTTTTAAGTGGTGTTGCTAAGACCTATGTAGAGTTTTTAAGAAATATACCACCTCTTCTACATGTTCTTTTTTGGTACCAAGTTGTTTTTTTAAATATTCTTCCACCATTTAAAGAGTCATTAATTATAAAAAATTGGATATATATAAATGTTAGGGGAATAACTGTGCCTGCATTTATCCCTGGAGATAATGCCCCTACTTTTAACATACTATTTTTTCTTGGACTATTCGGGATATTTTTTATTAGTAAAATTAAAAAGGATATGGTCTTAAGAGGTGTTCATAGAAGGTTGTGGCCGTGGACTTTGTTGGCTATTTTTACTCCTATTATCTATGCTTTAATAACATCTCCTTATAATATTGTTTTACCTGTTATTACAAAGTTCAAATTTTCATCTGGAATGACATTAAGACCTGAACTCTTCTCTGTAGTAGTAGCCCTTGGAACATATACTTCTACTTATATTTCGGAAATTGTTAGAAGTTCAATTGTGGCTGTTCCAAAGGGACAAATGGAGGCAGCTCAAAGTTTAGGATTTTCAGCTTGGGACAGACTAAGGCTTATTATTGTTCCTCAAGCAATGAGAACTATGATTCCGCCTGTAACAAATCAGTATCTTAATATTATTAAAAATACATCCCTGGGAATGGCTGTAGCATATCCTGATCTTACATCAGTTTTTGCTGGTACTACACTTAATCAGACAGGACGTGCATTAGAAGTTATGTCTTTAGTAATGGTTACTTATCTTGGAATCAGTTTAATTACATCTCTGTTAATGAACTGGTATAACAAATCAATTATTAATAAAAAGGGTGTAATGATTAGCAAGGAGGAGATTCCCTATGATTAA
- a CDS encoding amino acid ABC transporter permease, with protein MIKKIKDDYFNSPLNSILTLLALYVVVRFGIWFLNWAVLDAVWVGDSRDVATGEGATWAFIVNKIRFFMFGFFPKKEIWRILVAVVLIIFTMIPYFIKSIKHKVFILVGQMILWPVIIGFFLSGGLLLEKVSTNDWGGLTLTLILSLLGLLYSFPIGVILALSRRSELPVIRGLSIAYIEFFRGIPLITILFMSSVVVPFFLPSGVTIDKIVRVVIGMTFFQSAYLAEVIRGGLQAIPKGQYEAAESLGFRFNLQSYLIILPQVFKITISNIGGISISFIKDTTLVLIIGMFDLLGIVNPLASDSNWLGMEPEGLIFAGIVYWVICYWVSRITDKAEEKLNRLPISGEKK; from the coding sequence ATGATTAAAAAAATAAAGGATGATTATTTTAACTCTCCGCTGAACTCTATTTTAACTTTATTAGCTCTATATGTGGTAGTACGGTTTGGAATATGGTTTCTAAACTGGGCAGTATTAGATGCGGTTTGGGTTGGAGATAGTAGGGATGTTGCCACTGGTGAGGGTGCTACCTGGGCTTTTATTGTAAATAAAATACGTTTTTTTATGTTTGGATTTTTTCCTAAAAAGGAGATCTGGAGAATTTTAGTTGCAGTGGTACTAATTATTTTTACAATGATCCCATATTTTATTAAAAGTATAAAACATAAGGTCTTTATATTAGTTGGACAGATGATTCTATGGCCAGTTATTATTGGATTCTTTCTCTCAGGAGGCTTATTACTAGAGAAGGTTTCAACCAATGATTGGGGAGGACTTACACTGACTCTGATATTATCCCTGTTAGGTCTTTTATACTCCTTCCCTATAGGTGTTATTTTAGCACTCTCTAGAAGAAGTGAACTCCCTGTAATTCGTGGATTATCTATAGCATACATTGAGTTCTTTAGGGGAATACCCCTAATAACTATACTTTTTATGTCATCTGTGGTTGTTCCGTTTTTTTTACCTTCAGGTGTTACTATTGATAAAATTGTAAGGGTTGTAATAGGGATGACATTTTTTCAATCCGCATATTTAGCAGAGGTAATTAGGGGAGGTTTACAAGCTATTCCTAAGGGCCAGTATGAGGCAGCTGAGTCATTAGGGTTTAGGTTTAATTTGCAATCCTACTTAATTATATTACCCCAAGTTTTTAAAATTACTATATCAAATATTGGTGGAATCTCGATTTCATTTATTAAAGATACAACCCTTGTTCTTATAATTGGGATGTTTGATCTTTTAGGAATTGTTAACCCTTTAGCTAGTGATAGTAATTGGCTTGGAATGGAACCAGAGGGGTTAATCTTTGCTGGGATTGTATACTGGGTTATCTGCTACTGGGTATCGCGAATAACAGACAAAGCAGAAGAAAAGTTAAATAGACTACCTATTTCAGGAGAAAAAAAATGA
- a CDS encoding amino acid ABC transporter ATP-binding protein produces MIETKDKPELTGSEINGEECIITIDKVNKWYGDFHVLKDVDLEVFAGEKIVVCGPSGSGKSTLIRCINHLEKHQKGSINVMGHELTNDIKDISVIRQEVGMCFQSFNLFPHLSILDNLTLAPIWVRKMSKKDAEKIAWKYLKRVNIAEHAHKFPAQLSGGQQQRAAIARSLCMQPKIMLFDEPTSALDPEMVNEVLDVMVSLAEEGMTMIVVTHEMGFARRVADHVIFMDEGRIVERQVPEKFFKNPENERTIEFLKQIHAIS; encoded by the coding sequence ATGATAGAAACTAAAGATAAGCCAGAACTTACTGGTTCTGAAATAAATGGAGAAGAGTGTATTATTACCATTGATAAGGTCAATAAGTGGTATGGAGACTTTCATGTCCTAAAGGATGTGGATCTTGAAGTTTTTGCAGGTGAGAAGATTGTTGTTTGTGGACCATCTGGATCTGGTAAATCCACACTTATACGATGTATAAATCACTTAGAGAAGCATCAAAAAGGTAGTATTAATGTTATGGGTCATGAGTTAACAAATGATATTAAGGATATATCAGTTATTAGACAGGAAGTTGGGATGTGTTTTCAAAGCTTTAATCTGTTTCCCCATCTCTCTATCTTAGATAATCTTACCCTTGCTCCTATTTGGGTTAGAAAGATGTCTAAAAAGGATGCGGAAAAAATTGCATGGAAATACCTTAAAAGGGTTAATATTGCTGAGCATGCTCATAAATTTCCAGCACAACTATCTGGTGGACAGCAACAACGTGCAGCTATTGCTAGAAGTCTATGTATGCAGCCTAAGATTATGTTATTTGATGAACCTACTTCTGCTCTAGACCCAGAGATGGTTAATGAAGTTTTAGATGTTATGGTATCCCTTGCAGAGGAGGGAATGACAATGATTGTTGTAACCCATGAAATGGGTTTTGCTAGAAGGGTTGCTGATCATGTAATTTTTATGGATGAAGGGCGAATAGTGGAAAGACAGGTTCCAGAGAAGTTTTTTAAAAACCCTGAGAACGAGAGAACCATAGAGTTTTTAAAACAGATCCATGCAATATCATAG
- a CDS encoding NAD(P)/FAD-dependent oxidoreductase: MNNTVIIGGGAAGLFLAANLKGDNNLLIEGTKKLGQKILITGGGMCNITNMDDTQEFIKRFGDKKKCNFLKPAILNLSTENTRQWLEKAGLDIVIREDGKVFPKSLRAQSVIDILYKKLTENGCKIRYNLKVNSVEKLDSGFKIYTDNEPIYCKKLVFTTGGKSFPKTGSDGSSYNIIKLLGHRIIKPEPALTGLYIENYKFKTISGTSIKNSFIEFYRDGENKRYHTANGDVLFTHKGLSGPGILNNSRVIRDGDLLKLTLIPCENREEKRSEILNLINESNPVTIKKFLKSLGITSSMGDLLIEFLSLDGNHTIKSLNKKVKNRIIDTLLSFLFKVKTKMDFNAAMVTSGGVDTQEINRTTMESKLIPGLYFAGEIIDIDGDTGGYNIQAAFSTAKLISDKLNKEVEAIG; the protein is encoded by the coding sequence TTGAACAATACAGTAATAATAGGTGGTGGTGCTGCAGGACTTTTTTTAGCGGCAAACCTTAAAGGAGATAATAACCTCCTAATTGAAGGAACAAAAAAATTAGGACAAAAAATCCTAATAACCGGTGGAGGAATGTGTAACATTACTAATATGGATGATACACAGGAGTTTATTAAAAGGTTTGGAGATAAAAAGAAGTGTAACTTCCTAAAACCTGCAATATTAAACTTATCTACAGAGAATACAAGGCAGTGGTTAGAAAAGGCAGGATTAGATATAGTCATCAGGGAAGATGGAAAGGTCTTTCCTAAAAGCTTAAGAGCCCAATCTGTAATAGATATCCTATATAAAAAACTCACAGAAAATGGATGTAAAATCCGATACAATTTAAAAGTAAATAGTGTTGAGAAGTTGGATAGTGGTTTTAAAATATATACAGATAACGAACCAATCTACTGCAAAAAATTGGTTTTTACTACTGGGGGTAAATCATTCCCTAAAACAGGATCTGATGGTTCATCATATAACATAATTAAATTATTAGGTCATAGGATTATTAAGCCAGAACCAGCTCTTACAGGCTTATATATTGAGAATTATAAATTCAAAACTATAAGTGGTACTTCAATTAAAAACTCATTTATTGAATTCTACAGAGATGGAGAGAATAAAAGATACCATACAGCCAATGGAGATGTTCTATTTACCCATAAGGGTCTATCAGGACCAGGGATTTTAAATAATTCAAGGGTTATTAGGGATGGTGATTTATTAAAGTTAACTCTTATCCCATGTGAAAATAGAGAAGAAAAAAGAAGTGAGATTTTAAACCTTATAAATGAATCAAACCCTGTAACTATTAAAAAGTTTTTAAAATCCTTAGGTATAACATCTTCTATGGGTGATCTTTTAATAGAGTTCCTTAGCCTAGATGGGAACCATACAATAAAATCACTAAATAAAAAAGTGAAAAATAGAATAATAGATACCCTACTTAGTTTCTTATTCAAAGTTAAAACTAAAATGGATTTTAATGCAGCAATGGTAACTTCTGGAGGTGTTGATACTCAAGAGATTAATAGAACAACCATGGAATCTAAACTAATACCCGGTCTTTATTTTGCTGGAGAGATTATAGATATTGATGGAGATACTGGGGGATATAATATCCAAGCAGCATTTTCTACTGCAAAGTTAATTTCTGATAAACTAAATAAAGAGGTTGAAGCTATAGGTTAG
- the argA gene encoding amino-acid N-acetyltransferase, with translation MKRDKLRESVDLIREVFFYTRRFKNQTFVFQIENSIIEGENFHSLIKDLAMLKESGINIVIVPGAHDHIDRILKQYNVQTNSIDGIRISTSETIPFIKMAAFDVANSIMTSLSRSKIPAVIGNWVHARGKGVIKGIDYQETGVVDKIYRDPLFKVINDDLVPIFPCIGWNSLGKPYNISSRDLASSISITLGSSKLFFIGEHDKLGGVSQMSLKEAKQYRGYAQGLVELGVNACENGVTRVHIIDGRVEGIILKEIFSNTGEGTMIHSNAYEQIRPMINDDIPDVLKIMKPYIEDGILLSRTKEQMEECLHDFVVYEIDNKIHACGALHLKEDGFGEIAALATDLSSKTNGSGKAIVDYLLSRGEERNAKMIFVLTTKTSDWFESIGFKKGNIDDLPIWKKEKYNLERNSRIYIKKV, from the coding sequence ATGAAAAGAGATAAATTAAGAGAGAGCGTAGACCTAATACGGGAAGTTTTTTTCTATACAAGAAGGTTTAAAAACCAAACATTTGTATTTCAGATTGAAAATAGTATTATAGAAGGAGAAAATTTCCACAGTCTTATTAAAGATCTTGCAATGCTTAAAGAGTCAGGGATTAATATTGTAATTGTACCTGGAGCCCATGACCATATTGATAGAATTCTAAAGCAGTACAATGTACAAACAAACTCTATAGACGGAATTAGGATCTCAACTTCTGAGACTATCCCATTTATAAAAATGGCAGCCTTTGATGTAGCAAATAGTATAATGACATCCCTTAGTCGGTCAAAAATCCCTGCAGTAATAGGGAATTGGGTCCACGCAAGAGGAAAGGGAGTAATTAAGGGTATAGACTACCAGGAGACTGGTGTTGTAGATAAAATATACAGAGATCCCCTCTTCAAAGTTATTAATGATGATTTAGTTCCAATATTTCCATGTATAGGATGGAATAGTTTAGGAAAGCCATACAATATAAGTAGCAGAGATCTAGCATCCTCAATAAGTATAACCCTTGGTTCAAGTAAACTTTTCTTTATTGGAGAACATGATAAATTAGGTGGTGTTAGCCAAATGTCCCTAAAAGAGGCCAAACAATATAGAGGATATGCCCAGGGATTAGTTGAACTGGGTGTAAATGCCTGTGAGAACGGAGTTACAAGAGTACATATAATAGATGGAAGGGTTGAAGGTATTATATTAAAAGAGATCTTCTCCAATACTGGAGAGGGAACAATGATCCACTCTAATGCATACGAACAGATAAGACCAATGATTAATGATGATATCCCTGATGTTTTAAAAATAATGAAGCCATATATTGAAGATGGTATTTTATTAAGTAGAACCAAAGAACAGATGGAAGAGTGTTTACATGACTTTGTAGTATATGAAATAGATAATAAGATACATGCCTGTGGAGCACTACATCTTAAAGAGGATGGATTTGGAGAGATCGCAGCTCTTGCGACAGATTTATCCTCTAAAACAAATGGTTCAGGTAAGGCTATAGTGGACTACCTTCTTAGTAGAGGAGAAGAGAGGAACGCAAAAATGATATTTGTATTAACTACAAAAACATCAGATTGGTTTGAATCTATAGGTTTTAAGAAAGGAAATATCGATGATCTCCCTATTTGGAAAAAAGAGAAATATAACCTAGAAAGAAATTCTAGAATATATATTAAAAAGGTTTAA
- a CDS encoding spore photoproduct lyase family protein, whose protein sequence is MSKIGQFESNKSWQRVLPEEKKFIERVSTDYLLSYQDIKQLIDITLDLEAWDEGNLKTIWPDVSDSKLKNKELKTYIMGQIKKSWNRLKLEPTDYKGFKPKSDFKKDDIKFEDINEDRTILGDCPVASEKTRCCNLKTLDSVINCGFDCSYCTIQSFYKGGKVLFEKKLEEKLEKIELDPKKRYHIGTGQSSDSLMWGNRENNLKLLFDFAKKNKNVILELKTKSSNIDYILENDVPPNIICTWSLNTTTIIQNEEHLTATLEERLISAKEVQEKGVLIGFHFHPMVYYKGWEDEYKELANNIIEMFDPKRTALISIGTLTFIKPVIKQIRERDFRTKILQIPLEDAEGKQSYTYDIKKKMFSTLYKSFKPWHKEVFFYMCMEDKNLWMDVFNREYKDNKEFEDDMINSYFTKIQY, encoded by the coding sequence ATGAGCAAGATTGGGCAATTTGAGAGTAACAAAAGCTGGCAGAGAGTTTTACCAGAAGAGAAAAAATTTATAGAGAGAGTTTCTACAGACTACCTACTCTCTTATCAAGATATTAAACAGTTAATTGATATTACACTGGACTTAGAGGCATGGGATGAGGGAAATCTAAAAACTATATGGCCAGATGTATCAGATTCTAAACTAAAAAATAAGGAACTTAAAACCTACATTATGGGGCAGATTAAAAAGTCTTGGAACAGACTAAAACTAGAACCAACAGATTATAAAGGTTTTAAACCAAAATCAGACTTTAAAAAAGATGATATAAAGTTTGAGGATATAAATGAGGATAGAACAATCCTTGGAGATTGTCCTGTAGCATCAGAGAAAACCCGTTGTTGTAACTTAAAAACACTAGACTCTGTAATTAATTGTGGTTTTGATTGTAGTTACTGTACTATCCAATCATTTTATAAGGGAGGTAAAGTTCTTTTTGAGAAAAAATTAGAAGAGAAGCTAGAAAAAATAGAGTTAGACCCTAAAAAAAGATATCATATAGGAACAGGTCAATCATCCGACTCATTAATGTGGGGAAACAGGGAAAACAACTTAAAACTACTCTTTGATTTTGCTAAAAAAAATAAAAATGTAATACTTGAGTTAAAAACTAAATCTTCAAATATTGATTATATATTAGAAAATGATGTACCTCCCAATATAATATGTACCTGGTCCCTAAATACAACAACTATTATTCAAAATGAAGAACATTTAACCGCAACGTTAGAGGAGAGGTTAATTTCTGCAAAAGAAGTACAAGAAAAAGGTGTATTAATTGGTTTCCACTTCCACCCCATGGTCTACTACAAAGGATGGGAAGATGAATATAAAGAGTTGGCAAACAATATAATAGAGATGTTTGATCCTAAAAGAACAGCACTTATATCAATTGGGACATTAACTTTTATAAAACCCGTGATAAAACAGATAAGAGAGAGGGACTTTAGGACAAAAATACTACAGATCCCTTTAGAGGATGCAGAAGGGAAACAATCTTATACCTATGATATAAAAAAGAAAATGTTTTCCACCCTGTATAAATCTTTTAAACCCTGGCATAAAGAAGTATTTTTCTACATGTGCATGGAGGATAAAAACCTATGGATGGATGTTTTTAATAGAGAGTATAAAGACAACAAAGAGTTTGAAGATGATATGATAAATAGTTACTTTACTAAAATCCAGTATTAA